One region of Oceanivirga salmonicida genomic DNA includes:
- a CDS encoding ATP-binding cassette domain-containing protein — protein sequence MLKLENICKKFTTDLGVEKIVFDNLSFTAEKGDFITIIGSNGAGKSTF from the coding sequence ATGCTTAAATTAGAAAATATATGTAAAAAATTCACTACTGATTTAGGAGTAGAAAAAATTGTCTTTGATAATTTAAGTTTTACAGCCGAAAAAGGAGATTTCATAACTATAATTGGGTCTAATGGAGCAGGTAAGTCAACTTTTT
- a CDS encoding ABC transporter permease, whose product MEALIVFIKVLPESIKLGLIYSIMVMGVYITYKILDFPDLSVDGTFPLGGFLFAYISINYNFHPFIGILFAFIGGIIAGYITGLLHIKFGIDKLLSGILTMTALYSINARILGKPNAFLESNQSWFYIIDYANYFKLFTIITVVLLIIKLFYDKRIKPNKNAFISFAIYVVIYILSLIYIIKFKDINMYLLLIIVFIIKLIMDYILTSKIGFILRALGDNETLVSDLGVSVENIKLFGLMLSNGLVSISGALFAQYIRIIDLSSSVGTIIIGLASIIFGLGLVKRTRTINYISIIIVGSIIYYIVINFALNSQSLTSGIYQSLGLSIETINRLTIKPTDVKIITALFLAIILGIGYKKRGKNA is encoded by the coding sequence ATGGAGGCACTTATAGTATTTATAAAGGTATTACCTGAATCAATTAAATTAGGTTTAATTTATTCAATAATGGTAATGGGAGTATATATAACATATAAAATATTAGATTTCCCTGATTTAAGTGTAGATGGAACTTTTCCTTTGGGTGGTTTTTTGTTTGCGTATATAAGCATAAATTATAATTTTCACCCTTTTATAGGAATATTATTTGCCTTTATAGGTGGAATAATTGCAGGTTATATTACAGGATTATTACACATTAAGTTTGGTATAGATAAATTATTATCAGGTATACTTACTATGACAGCACTATATAGTATAAATGCTAGAATATTAGGAAAGCCAAATGCTTTTTTAGAGAGTAATCAAAGTTGGTTTTATATAATAGATTATGCAAATTATTTTAAATTATTTACTATTATTACGGTAGTATTATTAATTATAAAATTATTCTATGATAAAAGAATAAAACCTAATAAAAATGCCTTTATAAGTTTTGCTATATATGTAGTAATATATATTTTATCATTAATCTATATTATAAAATTTAAAGATATAAATATGTATCTATTGTTAATAATAGTATTTATAATTAAACTTATTATGGATTATATATTAACATCAAAAATTGGATTTATACTAAGGGCCTTAGGAGATAATGAAACTTTAGTAAGTGATTTAGGAGTTAGTGTAGAAAATATAAAATTATTTGGATTAATGTTATCTAATGGTTTAGTTTCAATATCAGGAGCATTATTTGCTCAATATATTAGAATTATTGATTTATCATCATCAGTTGGAACTATAATTATAGGATTAGCATCTATAATATTTGGACTAGGTCTAGTGAAAAGAACGAGAACAATTAATTATATTTCAATAATTATAGTAGGTTCTATAATTTATTATATAGTTATAAATTTTGCACTTAATTCACAATCATTAACTTCTGGTATATACCAAAGTTTAGGGCTAAGTATAGAAACAATAAATAGATTAACTATAAAACCTACTGATGTTAAAATAATAACTGCTTTATTCTTAGCGATTATACTTGGAATTGGTTACAAGAAAAGAGGTAAAAATGCTTAA
- a CDS encoding ABC transporter substrate-binding protein: MKKIINLLSILIITVSCGNKNSVENNKEYKYKIGISQIASHSALDATRQGFKDAFKENNIEVNFIETNANGDISVSNLNSKNLVNQNVDLIYAIATPSAQAASNATNTIPIVFSAVTDAKTANLVKENITGVSDFLEPNEQLKELLKVKKDIKKLGFIYNSSEQNSVFQLESMKNAAKNYEIKLIEKSITQVNEISQALDALALEVDAIYTPADNLVASSISLIAEKALKNKKITMGAEKAHVDKGILMSIGIDYYELGKMAGKQAIEILETGKKPSEIPIQKADKLKLDINENTKKELELEF, encoded by the coding sequence ATGAAAAAAATTATAAATTTATTATCAATACTAATAATAACAGTATCATGTGGTAATAAAAATAGTGTTGAAAATAATAAAGAATACAAATACAAAATAGGTATAAGTCAAATAGCATCTCATAGTGCATTAGATGCAACAAGACAAGGATTTAAAGATGCATTTAAGGAAAATAACATAGAAGTTAATTTTATTGAAACAAATGCTAATGGAGATATATCAGTATCAAATTTAAATTCTAAAAATTTAGTAAATCAAAATGTAGATTTGATATATGCTATTGCAACTCCTTCTGCACAAGCAGCAAGTAATGCAACTAATACTATACCTATAGTATTTTCAGCAGTAACTGATGCTAAAACTGCAAATTTAGTTAAAGAAAATATAACAGGGGTTTCTGATTTTTTAGAGCCTAATGAGCAATTAAAAGAATTATTAAAAGTAAAAAAAGATATTAAAAAATTAGGATTTATATATAATTCAAGTGAACAAAATTCAGTATTTCAATTAGAAAGTATGAAAAATGCTGCTAAAAATTATGAAATAAAATTAATTGAAAAAAGTATAACTCAGGTTAATGAAATTTCACAAGCATTAGATGCACTAGCATTAGAAGTTGATGCTATATATACACCTGCAGATAATTTGGTAGCATCATCTATTTCATTAATAGCGGAAAAAGCATTAAAAAATAAAAAAATTACTATGGGTGCTGAAAAAGCACATGTAGATAAGGGAATACTTATGAGTATAGGTATAGATTATTATGAATTAGGTAAAATGGCTGGAAAACAAGCAATAGAGATATTAGAAACAGGTAAAAAACCTAGTGAAATACCTATTCAAAAAGCAGATAAATTAAAATTAGATATAAATGAAAATACAAAAAAAGAATTAGAATTGGAGTTTTAA